A region from the Microbulbifer sp. MKSA007 genome encodes:
- the repC gene encoding replication initiation protein RepC, whose product MPAAGKQANSDNLRTSFKTNELNQLPSTNLSGVSIGLLDSACSDVKETLQLELSSWSGLLERTEDLRHLIGLSEAAWQSACVSQGRHLSAACLVVVAEKALRDPDAIARPGGYFRAMIDRANDGKLHLQKSVFGLASGA is encoded by the coding sequence GTGCCTGCTGCTGGCAAGCAAGCAAATTCAGACAATTTAAGAACGTCCTTCAAAACTAATGAACTTAACCAACTGCCTTCAACAAACCTTTCAGGTGTATCAATTGGGCTTCTTGATAGCGCCTGTTCAGATGTCAAAGAAACATTGCAACTCGAACTTTCAAGTTGGAGTGGCTTGTTAGAGCGCACCGAGGATCTGAGACATTTGATTGGTTTGTCTGAAGCTGCTTGGCAATCTGCGTGTGTTTCCCAAGGAAGGCATTTGTCAGCGGCTTGCCTTGTTGTTGTTGCCGAAAAAGCTTTGAGAGATCCGGACGCAATTGCTCGCCCAGGAGGGTATTTCCGCGCAATGATCGACAGAGCTAACGATGGGAAATTGCATCTCCAAAAATCCGTTTTTGGACTCGCTAGTGGTGCATAA
- the repC gene encoding plasmid replication protein RepC — protein sequence MLAQSIASFRQINPAIIASQRLASEPLNESVTKKDLAMTLKRVAPALKISGSTYHILDILLGLVREADLKAGKKPMVAISNEKLAEYTMRSTRTVSRCIKRLVEAGILAYADSPNGRRFVCRDQSGAIDYGFGLDLTPACNNLLEFEGIATAFQERLKLEKQARRLITSRTRAAKDLADLIGKEAVPFIRKLEDVMCQQLDVFARAQVVDAIYEQMLIIEANMSSEGDTNGVAISNTTPSHREKIVIDKRHGSNEPHLELKTDNTCLRNVEMAFEKSLRCLLLASKQIQTI from the coding sequence ATGCTCGCTCAATCCATCGCCTCATTTAGGCAAATCAACCCAGCCATCATTGCTAGTCAACGTTTAGCTAGTGAACCGCTGAATGAAAGTGTGACTAAGAAAGATCTGGCTATGACACTCAAGCGAGTTGCACCAGCTCTTAAGATCTCTGGAAGCACTTATCATATCTTAGATATTCTGCTTGGATTGGTACGAGAAGCCGATCTGAAAGCGGGTAAGAAGCCTATGGTAGCGATCTCGAATGAAAAGCTTGCTGAGTATACTATGCGCTCTACTCGCACGGTCAGTAGGTGTATCAAGCGCTTGGTAGAAGCAGGTATCCTAGCATATGCGGATAGTCCAAATGGTCGTAGGTTTGTTTGTCGAGACCAGAGCGGAGCAATTGATTATGGGTTCGGCCTGGATCTCACCCCAGCGTGCAACAATCTCCTTGAGTTTGAAGGCATAGCAACTGCGTTTCAAGAGCGTTTGAAGCTTGAAAAGCAGGCAAGACGCTTGATTACATCAAGAACACGGGCTGCTAAAGATTTGGCCGATCTGATTGGTAAAGAGGCGGTTCCATTTATCAGGAAGCTGGAGGATGTAATGTGTCAGCAACTTGATGTGTTTGCGAGAGCACAAGTGGTTGATGCAATTTATGAACAGATGCTTATTATTGAAGCTAATATGTCATCCGAGGGTGACACTAATGGCGTCGCTATATCTAATACAACACCATCACATCGTGAAAAAATAGTAATAGATAAGCGGCACGGCTCTAACGAGCCACACTTAGAATTAAAAACTGACAACACTTGCTTACGCAATGTTGAAATGGCTTTTGAAAAAAGCCTGAGGTGCCTGCTGCTGGCAAGCAAGCAAATTCAGACAATTTAA